A genome region from Deltaproteobacteria bacterium includes the following:
- a CDS encoding CaiB/BaiF CoA-transferase family protein, with protein sequence MAGTLEGIRILELSSYVTGPFASMLMADLGAEVIKVEDREHGDPFRGWGGGKMYSATFCSLNRNKKSITLDLRAEEGQEICRKLAAGADVLIENHRPGVMARRGLGYDTLHELNPKLIYCSISGFGQEGPYRDRPGYDTVGQGMSGLLSLLTDPDDPKGMGISLSDHLTGVYACYGVLAALVNRMMTGEGQIIETSLLRASVSFTAENCARYFETGVVPSRADRTRTAGVFAFVDRDGRPFVVHLSSPNKFWVGLVNVAGKPEWADDPRFADKDGRTEHHDLLERELQAVFEGDSRDVWLRKLREHDVPSTPLNNLEDMFNDPQVKQYGFPIEVEHPKMGKVKLVGSGVNMSRTPPETPTPPPMLGENTGEILRSLGYSAEEVEALRDRQVV encoded by the coding sequence ATGGCGGGAACACTCGAAGGCATCAGGATTCTGGAACTCTCCAGCTACGTCACCGGCCCGTTCGCTTCCATGCTCATGGCGGACCTGGGCGCCGAGGTCATCAAGGTCGAGGACCGCGAGCACGGCGACCCGTTCCGTGGCTGGGGCGGCGGCAAGATGTATTCCGCCACCTTCTGCAGCCTGAACCGGAACAAGAAGAGCATCACGCTGGACCTCCGTGCCGAGGAGGGGCAGGAGATCTGCCGCAAGCTCGCCGCCGGGGCGGACGTGCTCATCGAGAACCACCGTCCGGGGGTCATGGCCCGGCGCGGACTGGGTTATGACACCCTCCATGAGTTGAACCCGAAGCTCATCTATTGCTCCATCTCCGGCTTCGGCCAGGAAGGACCCTACCGCGACCGGCCCGGGTACGACACGGTGGGCCAGGGCATGAGCGGCCTCTTGAGCCTGCTGACCGACCCGGACGATCCCAAGGGCATGGGCATCTCCCTGTCCGATCATCTGACCGGCGTGTATGCGTGCTACGGCGTGCTGGCGGCCCTGGTGAACCGCATGATGACGGGCGAAGGACAGATCATCGAGACCTCCCTGCTGCGCGCGTCGGTGTCGTTCACCGCCGAGAACTGCGCGCGCTACTTCGAGACCGGGGTGGTGCCGAGCCGTGCCGACCGCACGCGCACAGCCGGGGTGTTCGCCTTCGTCGACCGGGACGGCCGGCCCTTCGTCGTGCACCTGTCCTCGCCCAACAAGTTCTGGGTGGGGCTCGTGAATGTGGCCGGCAAGCCCGAGTGGGCGGACGACCCGCGCTTCGCCGACAAGGACGGCCGCACCGAACACCACGACCTGTTGGAGCGGGAGCTTCAGGCCGTTTTCGAGGGGGACTCGCGCGACGTGTGGCTGAGGAAGCTGCGGGAGCACGACGTGCCCTCCACCCCGCTGAACAACCTGGAAGACATGTTCAACGACCCGCAGGTCAAGCAGTACGGCTTCCCCATCGAGGTGGAGCACCCGAAAATGGGCAAGGTGAAGCTGGTTGGGAGCGGCGTGAACATGAGCCGGACGCCGCCCGAGACGCCCACGCCGCCGCCCATGCTCGGGGAGAACACGGGCGAGATCCTGCGGAGTCTCGGGTACAGCGCGGAAGAGGTGGAGGCACTGCGCGACCGGCAGGTCGTCTAG
- a CDS encoding M48 family metalloprotease — protein sequence MKRWFLFIATNLAVLLVLAFALRVLGLDWLLYQNGIDFWPLLIFSFVFGMGGAFISLRISKWTAKRWMGLTVIDEPRTNTEIWLVNTVQDHARAANIAMPEVAIYDSPEPNAFATGPSRNNSLVAVSTGLLRAMKPEQASAVLGHEVS from the coding sequence ATGAAACGATGGTTCCTCTTTATTGCCACCAACCTTGCGGTCCTCCTTGTGCTGGCCTTCGCGCTTCGCGTGCTCGGTCTCGACTGGCTGCTCTACCAGAACGGGATCGATTTCTGGCCGTTGCTGATCTTCTCGTTCGTCTTCGGCATGGGCGGCGCGTTCATCTCGTTGCGCATCTCCAAGTGGACGGCCAAGAGATGGATGGGCTTGACGGTCATCGATGAGCCCCGGACCAACACCGAGATCTGGCTCGTCAACACCGTGCAGGACCACGCCCGGGCCGCGAACATCGCCATGCCGGAGGTGGCGATCTACGATTCCCCCGAGCCCAACGCCTTTGCCACGGGCCCGAGCCGCAACAACTCGCTGGTGGCGGTGAGCACGGGGCTGCTGCGGGCCATGAAGCCGGAACAGGCCTCGGCCGTGCTGGGCCACGAGGTGAGCCA
- a CDS encoding MFS transporter, with amino-acid sequence MGTLLSRLFAGLRYRNYRLYWLGQLSSVLALNMEMAAQAWLVFLLTDSPLMLGVAGIVYAVPRVSLVLVGGAIADRADKRRIMVCTQSLLALAYLVLGLLILTERVVFWHVLVFAFNSGLMRSFDRPSRYALLPEMVPREEIANAVALGSSVWQACRLVGPGLAGLLIHWFGVGHTFIACFVSSAAAVALWAFIRTRPLVGQPQGGVWRNILAGLDFVRRNQLFYSLLGLTCFNSLFGMSYVILLPVFARIILEVDARGFGLLQSFSGVGALIGTLIVAYLAQAGRRGWQVLVGSAIFGALLMLFAYSSSFALSLGLIFFLGLFNQIYLTSINTILQLNLPNDLRGRVLGLFGLTWDLMPLGGAISGTVAEFAGAPTAVALGGFLVAALGLYGLARLPAVREIE; translated from the coding sequence ATGGGAACCCTGCTGAGCCGGCTGTTCGCCGGGTTGCGTTATCGCAACTACCGTCTCTATTGGCTTGGACAGCTCTCTTCCGTGCTGGCGCTCAACATGGAGATGGCCGCGCAGGCCTGGCTGGTGTTCCTGTTGACGGACTCGCCGTTGATGCTGGGAGTGGCCGGCATCGTCTACGCCGTGCCGCGGGTGTCGCTGGTGCTGGTGGGCGGGGCCATCGCCGACCGGGCCGACAAGCGCCGCATCATGGTGTGCACCCAGTCGCTGCTGGCCCTGGCCTATCTCGTGCTGGGACTGCTGATACTGACCGAGCGCGTCGTGTTCTGGCACGTGCTCGTGTTCGCGTTCAACTCGGGCCTGATGCGGTCGTTCGACCGCCCCAGCCGCTACGCGCTGCTGCCGGAGATGGTGCCGCGGGAGGAGATCGCCAACGCGGTGGCGCTGGGCAGCTCGGTGTGGCAGGCGTGCCGCCTGGTGGGCCCCGGCCTCGCCGGCCTGCTTATCCACTGGTTCGGCGTGGGCCATACCTTCATCGCCTGTTTCGTGAGTTCCGCGGCGGCGGTGGCGCTGTGGGCGTTCATCCGTACCCGCCCCCTCGTCGGACAGCCCCAGGGCGGCGTCTGGCGCAACATCCTGGCCGGGCTCGACTTCGTGCGCCGCAACCAGCTCTTCTACAGCCTGCTGGGGCTCACGTGCTTCAACAGCCTGTTCGGCATGTCCTACGTGATCCTGCTGCCGGTGTTCGCGCGCATCATCCTGGAGGTGGACGCGCGCGGGTTCGGGCTGCTCCAGTCGTTCTCCGGCGTGGGGGCGCTCATCGGCACACTGATCGTCGCCTACCTGGCCCAGGCCGGACGCCGGGGCTGGCAGGTGCTGGTGGGATCGGCGATCTTCGGCGCGCTGCTCATGCTGTTCGCGTACTCGTCTTCGTTCGCGCTCTCGCTGGGCCTGATCTTCTTCCTGGGCCTGTTCAACCAGATCTACCTCACCTCCATCAACACCATCCTCCAACTGAACCTGCCCAACGACCTGCGCGGCCGGGTGCTCGGCCTCTTCGGCCTCACCTGGGACCTCATGCCGCTGGGCGGCGCCATCTCGGGCACCGTGGCCGAGTTCGCCGGCGCCCCCACGGCCGTGGCCCTGGGTGGGTTCCTGGTGGCGGCGCTGGGTCTGTACGGCCTGGCGCGGCTGCCCGCGGTGCGGGAGATCGAGTAG